In Osmia bicornis bicornis chromosome 1, iOsmBic2.1, whole genome shotgun sequence, the following proteins share a genomic window:
- the LOC114873546 gene encoding dynein beta chain, ciliary-like: MLLPLPMGIDEIMQEEFDSKPDSYKLQLKSNIEEIVTKWAGQINEILNEEFSQFSKGGDQLPEAGNFNKIREIDIIVTFFLHFFLEMNYWNMRLKNMESIYLQLKNPKIVRMDVFLQEMASPYSEYFKNLIKNVAATLLETRDIFLYLKPLDTNFQEISSAEFKDLSLKFKILIHCVCLMWANSKFYSVERVVTLLREISSLLIAQVFNFHLI; the protein is encoded by the exons ATGTTGCTACCTCTGCCCATGGGTATCGATGAGATTATGCAGGAAGAATTTGATTCCAAGCCAGATTCTTATAAGCTTCAATTGAAAAGCAATATAGAAGAAATTGTAACAAAATGGGCTGGGCAAATTAATGAAATCCTTAATGAAGAGTTCTCCCAGTTTTCCAAGGGCGGGGACCAATTACCCGAAGCTGGTAATTTCAATAAGATTAGGGAAATTGACATCATTGTTACGTTTttcttacatttttttttagaaatgaaTTACTGGAATATGAGATTAAAGAACATGGAATCAATTTACCTTCAATTGAAGAATCCAAAAATAGTCAGGATGGACGTGTTTTTACAAGAAATGGCGAGTCCTTATTCGGAGTATTTTAAGAATTTGATAAAGAACGTAGCTGCAA cATTATTAGAGACAAGAGATATCTTCCTTTACTTGAAGCCCTTAGATACGAATTTCCAAGAGATCTCTAGCGCTGAATTTAAGGATTTATCgttgaaattcaaaatattgatACACTGCGTGTGCTTAATGTGGGCTAACTCAAAGTTTTACTCTGTAGAAAGAGTAGTCACTCTGTTACGAGAAATTTCGAGCTTGTTAATTGCTCAAgtattcaattttcatttaatataa
- the LOC114873535 gene encoding dynein beta chain, ciliary-like produces MILVLHLTPSGLLVPYLEITQSKKKVSYFVKRKAQTVTEVNVRELLIPGDMAPNPIEELAVLVEDAYVPILSNPKNHVGWPEVVRKDVKKQVYNLRSLIWQV; encoded by the exons ATGATCCTTGTGTTGCATCTGACACCCAGTGGTCTGCTGGTGCCCTATCTCGAGATAACGCAATCCAAGAAGAAGGTGTCGTACTTCGTAAAGAGAAAAGCTCAAACGGTCACCGAAGTTAATGTCAGGGAGTTGTTGATACCTGGCGACATGGCGCCAAACCCTATCGAAGAATTGGCAGTGCTCGTTGAAGAC GCATATGTACCTATATTGTCTAATCCAAAAAACCACGTTGGATGGCCGGAAGTCGTGCGAAAGGATGTGAAGAAACAAGTATACAATCTTCGTAGCTTGATATGGCAGGTatga
- the LOC114873532 gene encoding gibberellin-regulated protein 14 — MLVYLTTLLLVASTTVYSKPAPEPPSSYFPPSSGASLSSGSGSYGPPSLPDRYGPPQQQPVVHKHVYVHVPPPEAPEYKPPKYIPPAAPPQKHYKIVFIKAPTPPTPTAPALPPLPPQDEEKTLIYVLVKKPEEAPELVLPTQAPTQPSKPEVYFIRYKTQKEAQSAEYGPPQSPPSDNYGAPPSSSGGPY, encoded by the exons ATGTTGGTCTACCTG ACCACGCTACTGTTAGTAGCCTCTACAACGGTGTACTCGAAACCAGCACCGGAACCGCCGAGCTCGTATTTCCCTCCATCGAGCGGCGCTAGTCTTTCAAGTGGATCCGGTAGCTACGGTCCACCCTCTCTTCCGGATCGTTATGGCCCACCGCAACAACAGCCTGTCGTCCATAAACACGTGTATGTTCACGTGCCGCCTCCAGAAGCACCGGAATACAAGCCACCGAAATACATACCACCCGCGGCGCCTCCACAAAAACATTACAAAATCGTATTCATAAAGGCACCGACTCCACCGACGCCAACCGCCCCGGCTCTTCCGCCGCTACCACCTCAAGACGAAGAAAAGACGTTGATCTACGTGTTGGTGAAGAAACCAGAAGAAGCACCGGAGTTGGTGCTCCCCACTCAAGCACCCACGCAACCAAGCAAACCGGAAGTTTATTTCATTAGATACAAGACACAG AAAGAAGCACAGAGCGCAGAATACGGTCCTCCGCAATCACCCCCGTCGGATAATTATGGCGCACCACCTTCCAGCTCTGGTGGACCTTATTAA
- the LOC114873528 gene encoding lysophospholipid acyltransferase 5 has protein sequence MSSSMLSSFSETLNASEAALRLLISILLGLPIALFHRYTLYGKSPILQHLFFSISGILICYWNYEHNTFHSAATLCITYLILKLFGGTSLSVFATFVFNMSYLLYGYYTTSTDDYDIKWTMPQCVLTLRLIGLAFNIFDGKKSEEKLSALQKQVALKEQPTFLEVAAFTYFPGSFLVGPQFSMKRYLDFVNGRLIDDSVKKDEIKLPDCVTPGITRILIGFIYVIMFQLGTLYIPDQYLLSTEFLKHNFLKRLLMIGFWGHVNLYKYVFCWLFSEGVCTTFGLTYNGRDKKNRPVWNGCENIQLLTFETATRFNYLILSFNINTNHWCAEYIYKRLKFLGSKLYSQFATLLFLAVWHGFHSGYYVCFFMEFIIMYAERDLTQILERNEKVQDLVKSHPEIRIAFAIFTFIYTFMFMGYSLVPFILLSYTRYHQVYSSIYYSGHIIYLSYPFVSILLKKFLIKRKPKKLE, from the exons ATGTCGAGCAGTATGTTATCGAGCTTCTCGGAAACCTTAAATGCATCCGAGGCCGCACTTCGTCTTCTTATCTCCATTTTACTTG GATTACCTATTGCCCTTTTTCACAGATATACTTTATATGGAAAAAGTCCGATTCttcaacatttatttttctcaatcTCTGGCATTTTAATCTGCTACTGGAATTacg AACACAATACATTTCACTCAGCAGCAACATTATGTATCACTTACCTCATCTTGAAACTTTTTGGTGGTACTTCTTTATCGGTTTTTGCTACTTTCGTCTTCAATATGTCATATCTTCTATACG GATATTACACGACAAGTACAGATgattatgatattaaatggACTATGCCGCAATGTGTATTAACATTACGATTAATTGGTCTAGCGTTCAACATATTTGACGGTAAAAAATCGGAA GAAAAGCTATCTGCACTGCAGAAACAGGTGGCCTTGAAAGAACAACCTACATTTTTGGAGGTTGCAGCATTTACGTATTTTCCGGGGTCGTTTCTGGTCGGTCCACAGTTTAGTATGAAAAGGTACTTAGACTTCGTGAATGGTCGACTCATTGATGAT AGTGTTAAAAaggatgaaattaaattaccgGATTGCGTGACACCTGGTATTACTCGAATACTGATCGGATTTATTTACGTGATAATGTTCCAGTTAGGAACTCTATATATTCCGGATCAATATTTGTTAAGTACAGAGTTTCTGAAACACAACTTCCTGAAACGTCTACTTATGATTGGCTTCTGGGGCCATGTTAATCTCTATAAATACGTTTTCTGTTGGTTGTTCAGCGAGGGG GTTTGCACAACTTTCGGACTGACTTACAATGGAAGAGATAAGAAAAATCGACCTGTTTGGAATGGTTGTGAAAATATTCAGTTGTTGACTTTTGAAACAGCAACcagatttaattatttgattttgtCATTCAATATAAATACTAACCATTGGTGTGCGGAGTACATTTATAAGAGGCTGAAATTTTTGGGGTCGAAATTGTATAGTCAATTCGCAACGTTACTCTTCCTCGCCGTATGGCATGGATTCCATTCGGGATACTATGTGTGTTTCTTCATGGAATTTATTATCATGTATGCTGAAAGAGAC TTAACTCAGATATTAGAGAGAAACGAAAAGGTACAAGATTTGGTGAAAAGTCACCCCGAAATTCGGATCGCCTTTGCGATTTTTACGTTTATCTATACGTTTATGTTCATGGGCTACAGTCTTGTTCCTTTCATTCTTTTGTCGTATACTCGTTATCACCAGGTATACTCTTCTATTTATTACAGTGGTCACATTATCTATCTATCTTATCCTTTCGTTTCTATACTACTTAAGAAGTTCCTTATCAAAAGGAAACCAAAAAAGCTCGAATAA
- the LOC114873526 gene encoding uncharacterized protein LOC114873526 translates to MLTVMCPNCRHRFPAPGCCELQNMDRDNALIHPATCYYGGLLVPKGYTSGGGCFINAPTIIHSQPIINSFNYPSKTVDLEKPRIEKQKDSFHQSSRRDAQILGFSLINEEIDKNEEDSGYQIATSCDLTGGNVTITTPSIQSGGCLIQSTDSGIHMQIPRMEIRPKLSGGGCFVQKTLSTENHETSIILPEQKSQQQNGNCNERMFLLPPSGCQELPGTRRNILPQKAEEKPSIGNLTEGNSEEKSPFSNFQVTGVPVMHFQQPKNSKKSEQESGQGGNCNCCCNNLQNVYHVKSKSLPASENHNSMVLDSNSLQIQVNATVQLPASLGQCTVNITATTASSPNSLSNTTSKTRNNFNGGGLVQENEARNNQENFEERRDRTPTTPVSWLMPCPWSFDSYMMDRNAAKLCEVKRLLQICGWYHEGLSWQQSENLLKNAPVGRWLMRDSSDSRYMFAVSVQTARGPTSVRVHYFLGQFRLDAEPRLAFAIPLFDCPIKMLEYYVEYSKSVDEHRKEVWVDYSGQLYSEIYLTKPLVKEVMSLSHLARLVVNRCKLPTDHLPPLIKNYLAEYPYSL, encoded by the coding sequence ATGTTGACAGTTATGTGTCCAAACTGTCGTCACCGATTTCCAGCACCAGGTTGTTGCGAACTTCAAAACATGGACAGAGATAATGCCTTAATTCATCCAGCAACCTGTTACTATGGTGGCCTGCTAGTTCCTAAAGGCTACACAAGCGGTGGTGGTTGTTTTATAAATGCACCAACTATCATCCATAGTCAACCTATTATTAACTCTTTTAACTATCCATCAAAGACTGTTGATTTGGAGAAGCCGAGAATCGAAAAACAGAAAGACAGTTTTCATCAGTCGTCTAGAAGAGATGCACAGATACTTGGATTTTCGTTAATCAACGAAGAGATTGATAAGAACGAGGAGGATTCTGGATATCAGATAGCCACGAGTTGCGACTTGACCGGAGGAAACGTAACGATAACAACCCCAAGTATACAGTCCGGAGGTTGTTTGATTCAGAGTACAGATTCTGGGATCCATATGCAAATACCGCGTATGGAAATCCGTCCAAAATTGTCCGGTGGTGGATGCTTTGTACAAAAGACATTGTCGACTGAAAATCACGAGACTTCGATCATACTTCCAGAACAAAAGAGTCAGCAACAGAATGGTAATTGCAACGAAAGGATGTTCTTGCTACCCCCAAGCGGGTGTCAAGAACTACCAGGAACTAGAAGAAACATTCTGCCGCAAAAGGCGGAAGAAAAGCCGTCGATAGGAAATCTAACCGAAGGAAATAGCGAGGAGAAGTCGCCTTTCTCGAATTTCCAAGTAACCGGTGTGCCGGTGATGCACTTTCAACAGCCTAAAAATTCTAAGAAAAGTGAACAAGAATCAGGACAAGGAGGAAATTGCAATTGCTGTTGTAACAACCTTCAGAATGTTTATCACGTTAAATCGAAGAGTCTGCCAGCTTCTGAGAATCATAATTCCATGGTCCTGGATTCGAATTCGCTTCAAATCCAAGTGAATGCAACTGTACAGCTGCCTGCAAGTCTGGGACAGTGTACAGTGAACATAACTGCAACTACGGCAAGTTCCCCTAACTCTTTATCGAATACAACATCAAAAACTAGAAACAATTTTAACGGCGGCGGTTTGGTGCAAGAAAACGAAGCTCGGAATAATCAAGAAAACTTTGAGGAAAGAAGAGACAGGACTCCGACCACGCCTGTGTCGTGGTTGATGCCGTGTCCATGGAGTTTTGATAGTTACATGATGGATAGAAACGCGGCTAAACTCTGTGAAGTTAAAAgacttttacaaatttgtgGTTGGTACCACGAAGGCCTTAGTTGGCAGCAaagtgaaaatttattaaaaaatgccCCGGTTGGCCGATGGTTGATGAGGGATAGCTCAGACAGTAGATACATGTTCGCTGTGTCTGTACAGACTGCTAGAGGACCCACCTCTGTTAGAGTTCATTATTTTTTGGGACAATTTCGATTAGACGCCGAACCTAGACTTGCTTTCGCGATCCCGCTCTTTGATTGTCCGATAAAAATGTTAGAATATTACGTAGAATATTCGAAAAGCGTTGACGAGCATAGAAAAGAAGTCTGGGTCGATTACAGTGGACAGCTTTATAGTGAAATTTATTTGACGAAACCATTGGTCAAGGAGGTCATGTCTCTTAGTCATTTGGCCAGATTAGTTGTTAATAGGTGTAAGCTACCAACTGATCACTTGCCaccattaattaaaaattatcttgCAGAATATCCTTACAGtctttga